The proteins below are encoded in one region of Phaseolus vulgaris cultivar G19833 chromosome 1, P. vulgaris v2.0, whole genome shotgun sequence:
- the LOC137815569 gene encoding filament-like plant protein 1: protein MENPPSASTPFVSAGEGPPSTASITEAAPGGDEGGHNSPIIITESPTSPPRQEAQPLPIQEGGGESQHQAPSAPPPPAVASLPLAVKGIWGPFTAKLRMMAEDLPSIISKAVESSSQKLQDDISVLQEENRLIRIEAEKLSCNLMMTEIEHSRVEDAMSTELRVARKEATDLRQKVHLLAQEKIELESKLVPYRLKVADLEASIKADETKVESLEKRSVDREVLLGRVEKERDDAVAELAEARKENEKIAAELAQAQAENKKVAEDLLQARETTENLKKRADELEQQTEGLKKQTEELELSSAQILAAGFDAALEQFACQ from the exons atggagaaccctccgagcgcttccacgccatttgtatctgctggagagggtcctccttcaacagCCTCAATCACGGAAGCTGCACCAGGCGGGGATGAGGGTGGTCACAACTCGCCGATAATTATCACTGAATCCCCTacatcaccaccacgccaagaagcccaaCCTTTGCCAATCCAAGAGGGCGGTGGTGAgagccagcaccaggctcccTCAGCACCTCCACCACCAGCGGTCGCAAGCCTTCCCCTTGCGGTTAAAGGGATCTGGGGACCCTTCACAGCCAAACTcagaatgatggcagaggacctcccctccatcatatcaaaagctgtggagagctccagcCAAAAGCTTcaggatgacatctccgtgctccaagaggagaatcgcctaatcaggatcgaggcggagaagttgtcctgcaacctTATGATGACTGAAATCGAGCATTCTcgggtggaggacgccatgagcaccgagctgagggtggcgcgcaaggaggccaccgatctacgccagaaggtgcacctcctagctcaagagaaaattgagctagAGAGCAAATTGGTtccctaccgtctcaaggtggctgacctggaggcatcgatcaaagcagatgaaACTAAGGTAGAgagccttgagaagaggtcggtagatcgggaggtcctcttggGAAGAGTTGAAAAAGAGAGGGATGACGCCGTGGCTGAGCTCGCCGAAGCCAGAAAGGAGAATGAGAAGATCGCAGCAGAGTtggcccaggcgcaggcggaaaacaagaaggttgctgaagacctcctTCAAGCTCGTGAGACAACTGAAAATCTAAAGAAACGAGCTGATGAGTTAGAACAACAGACCGAGGGGCTGAAAAAGCAAACTGAagagctcgagctgagctccgcccagatcctcgctgctgggtttgacgctgccctggagcaatttgcctgcca GTAA